From Candidatus Thorarchaeota archaeon:
AGGTTTTCCCATTTGTGAGATTGATCTGTCATGTTTATTCTAAGTATCTTACTCATAGTTTTTCAAACTCCTAGCCTAGCATAATCATGTATAAGAGGTCTTAAAAACGATATGCAAAGTTACTTCATATCGATGTGTTTGGTCGTGCATATCGATAATATCTTGGGTTGAAAAATTAGTAAATATAATGAAATATATAGTAATCTGGAAAATGTGGCTGGTACTTCCTACCGGTAATGTTAGTTATACCGAGATTCAGCAAAACCGAAACCATAAATATGCCGCATCTTGTGAGCCGCATGCCAATCACAAGGACCGTTTGAATAGAATAAGATAAAGGTGGTAAGAGATATGGTAGATAGACCGGAAGATCCAACAATATGGATGAAACAAGAATACGAGAATTTGAAGAAGCAGAATCTGGATTGGAAGCTCAGAGAACTCCAAGGTCCTAGTTCGCCTCGGGCCAAGGTAGATGGCAGAGAAGTCATCATGCTCTGTAGCAACAATTATCTGAATCTCACCAATCATCCCAAGCTGATAAAAGCCGCGAAAGACGCTGCCGAGGAATACGGTGCAGGTTCTGGTTCTGTTCGAGCGATTGCAGGCACGATGGATATACACATGGAACTCGAAGAGCGCCTTGCAAATTTCAAGGGAGCCGAAGCATCGCTCACCTACAGCGCAGGGTTCACTGCAAACGAGGGGCTTATTCCCCAGTTAATCGGGAAGGAGGACGCTATTGTTTCAGATGAGCTGAATCACGGCAGTATAATTGACGGTGTCAGGCTCACCAAGGCAACTCGCTACATCTACAAACACACCGATATGGCAGATTTGGAGCGGGTACTCAAGGAAGTCGAAAAAGACGACCCACGAAGAATTCTAATTATAACTGACGGTGTTTTTTCCATGGATGGAGACATCGCACCACTTGATGAAATCGTTGAGCTAGGAAAAGAGCACAACGCAATGATCTATGTTGATGATGCGCATGGAGAAGCAGTACTCGGTGAAGGTGGTCGAGGAATCGTTTCACACTTTGGTCTAACACATGACGAAGTGCATTTCGAGATGGGTACCTTCAGTAAAGCATTCGGCGTTATGGGCGGCCATGTTTCGGGTAGCCAACACATGGTGAACTACGCTTACAATACAAGCCGATCATGGTTGCTAAGTGCATCACACACACCAGCCACAACCGCATCCTGTATTGCGGCTATAGATGTCCTTGAAACCGAGGAGGAGCACGTTGAGCGACTCTGGGACAACCGTGAGTATTTCATCGAAGGGCTTCAAGAGATGGGCTTTGACACTGGAAACAGCCAAACTCCAATAGTACCAGCTATGTGCGGTAAGAGCTCGAAAGCAGTCAAGCTGAGCGATGGCTTGTATGAAGAGGGTATTCTCGCCTTACCAATTGTCTATCCCATGGTCGCTAAGGACAAGGCCAGAATCCGAAACATGATGAACTCTGGTCTATCCAAGGAACAGCTGGATACAGCACTCGAAGCGTATGAGAAAATTGGAAAGGATCTCAACATAATTGAATAAACCCAATGTAGTGGTCAAGATCTTTTTCTTGGCCACTATTTTCTTCTTCTTTTCATTCAATACCGCTATTCTTTTGCGCAATCTATTCTCATAGCCAATCCTTATCACAACAGCGGTCCATAATCTATGTATGACTGATGTAGAGCGAGATACAACCTTTGATGATATCTTGGCTGAAGCTGCTGAATCTAACGCAAGAGTCCGGGTTTACGGACATAACATGACTATCATCGCTGAAGGTCTCGTAGCTTTCACCGGAAACAATGTAGTAGGGATAAAGCACCAAGAGAAAGGAGTAGTCACTGAATTCCTCCGGAAAGACCGCATTGTCAAAATACAGATGCTTGGTGAGCAAGAAGTCATCTATTAGCGTAACGCGGGACTATGTGGTCTCTTGAAGTGAATTCTTCCTCCGAGAAGATCTTGCCGATAGATACAGTTCCCCAAAAATAGTAGCAGAGTAATTCCATCAATAGCAAAGATGCAAGGCCATTTATCAAGTAAGGGTTAAACATAACAAAAATTCCTTAGACATCATTCCAGCCATATTGGGATATGCTTTCTTTGAGGTAATGCCTTAGCTCAAATACATCTTCCCTTTGCATCAAGCCCGAAATAGTCTCACTCATGTTCTCTTTATCGATGGTGTTCGCCATTTTGGAAACTCCCTAATTTCGATGGAAACAACGTAGTTCAATTCCCTCCGAAACTGTGAAGGCTATAAGAGACAGCGACATTTATTGTTTTCCTCATCAGTTGCCAATGACGAGAAGAGCATCAAGATAATCGTTGTTCCAAAACCTGAACAAGCTGTTCAAGAATTAGATTGATAATTCTTTGTGTGTATAAATAATTGAATTTGCAGTTACGAATTTCCGCTTCGATGTATTGATGTGTAAAAACATACACAGAAATAATTATACAAAAAGAAAGGAGACAATATGGCATGATGGTAGGAAAGGTTCTGAGCTTTTCTTTGATTCTCGTGATTATAGTAGGCGTCTATGCACCTCTTGGTGTTGTACATGTTGAAGCCCAAGAAGACTCGCTCACTCCGAATTCAGTAGCAATTCACGGAGAGATTATCGATAACTATTCGAATATCACGTATACAATGAGTTTCGATAACACTGATTCCAGCGAAGCAAGACAGGCAAGTTGGTTCTTCGGTTTCCAAGAAGGGATCAGGCTAAGCAATATCTCAGTTGAAATGAAGGACCTTACCCTCTGGGGGCGCATAATGGAAGAGGTGGAAGCTGAAGAAACGTATAACGAAAGCGTGGAGGCTAATGCAACAGCTGCTCTTGTCATTCGAAGGTCTGGCGGCTATGAGATAAAAATCAATGTCGAGAACAACACAGGTGCTGTGCTTCAAGTCTTTGCTGAAGGATTACTGACTCGTGAGTTAGGTATCTACGAAATGACCTTACCTCTAGCAGTTGAAACGGCGCTACAGGCCGAATTTGATATGGTGGTCGATATACAATCAACCTGTCAAACAATCGAAGGATACTCTGTTGTGGGCATAGGAGATTTCCAAGCTACAGATCTAGGAGATGGTGTCCGACTGTCATATTACTCTGAGAATCTCCTGGTACCGCCCAACCTTGCACTGAAATATGTCGTCGAAACAGAAGGCGGTTGCACCGAGCTAGTGACGTATAACAACGGCACTGACAATTTCTTCGTTTACAAACTGGCACCAACCATACAAGAATCAGAAAATCAGGCACCTCGAGAGTACGTATTTGTTCTTGATGTCTCAGGTTCAATGTCAGGGTCAAAGATTGAACAGGCGAAGGTTGCATTTAGTTCGATGGTAGAGGATTTGGGGGAAGATGATATCTTCAATCTGGTCAAGTTCAATGAAGAAGTGGCTTTGCTCTGGGATGAACCACACTCCGCTTCGTCGCTCAACGTAGAGACAGCCCAAGAATGGGTTAGTTCAATTACAGCAGAAGGCTCTACTAACTTCCACGGAGCCTGTCTGGAAGGTTTGAACACCTTCACTAGTGGAGATTACGTCAAGGTCATGCTCCTGTTATCTGACGGATTGCCAACAGCGGGAGAATTGCAGCTTCCGGAGGAAATCATACCCGCAGTCTGCGAAGCCAACACCAAAGGGGTATCGATTTCAACTGTTGCTTTCGGAGCTGGCGCGGATGAAAATCTGCTAGCGAGTATCGCGGCGAAGAATCATGGCTATTTCGCCTTTGTCCAACCCGATGATGATGCATCCACCCGTCTGATGGATTTCTATAAGAAGATGTCAGTTCCACTGGCAAAGAGCTTCGATATCAGCATCAATGGTGCCTCCGAAATCATGGCACTGCAAAGCCTCGATAACACCCCGTTTTTCAACGGCAGTGAGATTGTTATTGCGGGACGTTACTCCGAATCTATTCAGATCGCAACATCCATCGAGTATGTATCTGGCAACGAGACATACGATGACCAAGCCTCAACAGCAACCAGCGAGAATTGCCATATTGAGAAAATTTGGGCATTGCAGAGGATAGATTTCCTGAAGTTGCTTGTACTGCAGCAGGGCGAAACCGAATCCCTTCGAA
This genomic window contains:
- a CDS encoding glycine C-acetyltransferase, which gives rise to MKQEYENLKKQNLDWKLRELQGPSSPRAKVDGREVIMLCSNNYLNLTNHPKLIKAAKDAAEEYGAGSGSVRAIAGTMDIHMELEERLANFKGAEASLTYSAGFTANEGLIPQLIGKEDAIVSDELNHGSIIDGVRLTKATRYIYKHTDMADLERVLKEVEKDDPRRILIITDGVFSMDGDIAPLDEIVELGKEHNAMIYVDDAHGEAVLGEGGRGIVSHFGLTHDEVHFEMGTFSKAFGVMGGHVSGSQHMVNYAYNTSRSWLLSASHTPATTASCIAAIDVLETEEEHVERLWDNREYFIEGLQEMGFDTGNSQTPIVPAMCGKSSKAVKLSDGLYEEGILALPIVYPMVAKDKARIRNMMNSGLSKEQLDTALEAYEKIGKDLNIIE
- a CDS encoding VWA domain-containing protein, yielding MMVGKVLSFSLILVIIVGVYAPLGVVHVEAQEDSLTPNSVAIHGEIIDNYSNITYTMSFDNTDSSEARQASWFFGFQEGIRLSNISVEMKDLTLWGRIMEEVEAEETYNESVEANATAALVIRRSGGYEIKINVENNTGAVLQVFAEGLLTRELGIYEMTLPLAVETALQAEFDMVVDIQSTCQTIEGYSVVGIGDFQATDLGDGVRLSYYSENLLVPPNLALKYVVETEGGCTELVTYNNGTDNFFVYKLAPTIQESENQAPREYVFVLDVSGSMSGSKIEQAKVAFSSMVEDLGEDDIFNLVKFNEEVALLWDEPHSASSLNVETAQEWVSSITAEGSTNFHGACLEGLNTFTSGDYVKVMLLLSDGLPTAGELQLPEEIIPAVCEANTKGVSISTVAFGAGADENLLASIAAKNHGYFAFVQPDDDASTRLMDFYKKMSVPLAKSFDISINGASEIMALQSLDNTPFFNGSEIVIAGRYSESIQIATSIEYVSGNETYDDQASTATSENCHIEKIWALQRIDFLKLLVLQQGETESLR